Proteins found in one Quercus robur chromosome 2, dhQueRobu3.1, whole genome shotgun sequence genomic segment:
- the LOC126714339 gene encoding plant intracellular Ras-group-related LRR protein 6-like codes for MMYEQQQQARIDVRKRMERKGSIKEERLEIVDLSGMSLEALPISPSLNLGTICNLDLSNNNIQSIPESLIARLLNMVVFDVHSNQLKSLPNSIGCLSKLKVLNVSGNHIEFLPKTIENCRSLEEVNANFNQLSKLPDTIGFELTNLKKLHVNSNKLVFLPSSTSHLTALRVLDARLNCLRLLPDDLENLTNLEVLNVSQNFQYLETLPYSIGLLINLVELDVSYNKIKSLPDSMGCLRKLQKLSVEGNPLSSPPMEVMEQGLHAVREYLSERMNNAEHKSTAQKKKSWVGKLFRYGTFNGNNNNNNRKLHEDRQGFSIPEYRSIDGLASPRYMGMFSPRRLFSPRTYFSR; via the exons ATGATGTATGAACAGCAACAACAAGCGAGGATAGATGTGAGGAAGAGGATGGAGAGGAAGGGTTccataaaggaagagagattggAAATTGTGGATTTGAGTGGCATGTCCTTGGAGGCTCTCCCTATTAGTCCTTCCCTTAACCTTGGGACTATTTGCAATTTGGACCTCTCTAATAACAATATTCAG AGCATACCGGAGTCCTTAATAGCGAGATTGCTAAATATGGTAGTTTTTGATGTGCACTCAAATCAGCTTAAATCGCTCCCAAATTCAATTGGCTGTCTTTCTAAGCTCAAGGTTTTGAACGTCTCGGGCAACCATATTGAATTTCTACCGAAAACCATTGAGAACTGCAG ATCCTTAGAAGAAGTGAATGCCAACTTCAACCAGCTGAGCAAGCTCCCAGACACCATTGGTTTTGAGCTTACCAACCTAAAGAAGCTCCATGTTAACTCAAACAAGCTCGTATTCCTCCCAAGCTCCACCTCCCACCTGACCGCCCTGCGCGTCTTAGACGCCCGGCTTAACTGCCTCCGGTTACTCCCTGATGACCTCGAGAACCTCACCAACCTCGAAGTCCTCAATGTTAGCCAAAACTTCCAGTACTTGGAAACCCTACCATACTCCATAGGTCTCCTTATCAACCTGGTGGAACTGGATGTGAGCTACAACAAGATAAAAAGCCTACCAGACTCCATGGGATGCCTGAGAAAGCTCCAGAAACTGAGTGTGGAAGGGAACCCGCTGAGTTCGCCTCCCATGGAGGTGATGGAGCAGGGGTTGCATGCGGTGAGGGAGTACCTAAGTGAGAGGATGAACAATGCCGAGCACAAGAGCACAGcacaaaagaagaaatcatGGGTTGGCAAGTTGTTCAGGTACGGGACCTTCAATGggaacaataataataataatagaaaactaCACGAGGACCGTCAAGGCTTCAGCATACCTGAGTATCGTTCCATTGATGGCCTCGCTTCGCCAAGGTATATGGGGATGTTCTCGCCGCGTCGCCTCTTCTCACCTCGGACCTACTTCAGTAGATGA